The Corythoichthys intestinalis isolate RoL2023-P3 chromosome 1, ASM3026506v1, whole genome shotgun sequence genomic interval aataagaccaaacagattgggtacatttctcaaatattgctggttcctacgtaaaaatgaaaaaaagttacatgactttctcccatgaaaataattttattgtttcaaaatgcttgcttcatataaaggaaatttacagcggttgtgtttttttggggggcgggggttaaaaaatgtgcatcggctgcaaataaaaatatttttaatgataagagatagaaaatacatacattttaattaaggaataaatgcacagttgaataAACATTAACTGTAGAAAAAGTACAGGAAGACacgtctctaagcagctttctactcgagttttacaggttagcaagttcacacagtctaatgttatgctaactctgatgcaggtcggactttcagttgcaaaattagtggtgtgttccccaccttcacaacattgacatctttttacattacttaaagtggctgctgctggctgaaaattgTCGGGATTGTGTAAATATGGGGGTTGTAGACATCAGCCAATTAATCGTGCGTTTgaagggggggaaatggaccagcacattcagcaggtGAAAAGGGGTGAATGTAAATCCGAACATAATGTAaattcaattctatccttacaacttatgggaagacaatctaaattacctacacAACTGAACTCATTTTATAATGCAAATATGGTTGCTTAAaacttggtggggacaatttgagcatccttaaaagttggtggtgttatgtccctaccgtccctatgcaaacctaagtCCTTGCGCtagatacaacgttgtaagattagtcaccaatttgtaagggcatacgtcactatttgtaagattgtcaatggcctcgggttgacaggtatgggtaTAGTGCACACACTTGATCACACAAATCAATGTTTTTGCGGCACCAATGTCAAATTAAATGCATTTTGTTAGTACAGTATGATTGAGCTACAACATGCCTGTCAGGCAACACAACCCGCGTGCCGGATTGGACCCCCTGGCGGGCATCGTTTGGTTCGTGGCCCGCGGGATATACATTTGACAACGCTGGTTTACCTAGTTTAGGCTTCTCCCAGTGGCGAAAGTTCAGTTAGCAAGTGGCTCCCAACCATGAAATTATGGCCCAATGTCCACACGTAGCTGCAGATAGACCCTTCTCACACTGTTTCCTGTTATATTTAATAGAAACCTTTAATTTGAAAGCAGCTGACCGGAACTAGTGAAACTTGTTTCCACAACATTTCTGCCTTTCCACGGACGCACAAGACCCCGAAAAATGTCCAGCGCTAATTTTGACGCCTCCACGCTTGTCACCAAGATTTGGGTCGCCCTCAGACGACTCGACAAAAACGGTTTGTATGTTTTTCACGTTaggattttatttaaaaaatattaaaaatcacTTGATAGGGATTCTCGGCGCGATTCGTGCAACCCATCGTCATGGCAACCGACCACTGTACGTAAATCCCTCCTCGTAGTTGTCACGTAAACACTTATTGACGTTAGTttcttgaaaatattttttgaaaggTTATTTTATTTGCCAGTAAACGTGAATGAAGGAAGTTTTTTCTGCGTGTTGAATTAAGACGTCCAACAGCTGCATTTGACTATCAAGTGGTTTTATCCACCCGACGTTCACACGAGGGCAAAATTATCTGTCGTTGAATCACGTTtaatttacagtgatccctcgtttttcgcggttaatggggaccagaacccgccgtgatCAAgtcaaaaaccgcgaagtagcgcccccccataacccccccgccccccaaagAAAGCATTTTGCAATTCTTGCAAGCaatttttgagcaggagggcatttttttcaaaaacattttttttaaacagcaaaaccctaactggaggtgagagcatgcaagagcataattaaagacgccattatTTTAATGACATATTATCGCGCACTTACctgttttcgatccaaaaactacatgtaccatgtatcaccgagtgtcaagacacagctgtgaatggccacagctggattttggggggattttatgagttaaacacggtaatataacaagggtcgcgatgcagaaagtgcagacatcaaggagtggtcgagattttcattttcatatagttacccttttaaacgccccccccccccccccaatttttctttgtttggatcgattctttatcatctaaaatactggggaaaatgcgacagtaacgaaaaaaaaaaaatacaattaagcgatagttatgaagcaGATATCcgtaacttttttacagacgctaattttttcattgtgacgtaatttgtttaaaagtttaaaatatgcgagtgaataatattttaaaggcctttttttttttaaactaaatacagtgccttgcaaaagtattcggcccccttgaatcttgcaacctttcgccacatttcaggcttaaacataaagatatgaaatttaattttttgtcaagaatcaacaacaagtgggacacaatcgtgaagtggaacaacatttattggataatttaaacttttttaacaaataaaaaactgaaaagtggggcgtgcaatattattcggcccctttactttcagtgcagcaaactcactccagaagttcagtgaggatctctgaatgatccaatgttgtcctaaatgaccgatgatgataaatagaatccaaatgtgtgcaatcaagtctccgtataaatgcacctgctctgtgatagtctcagggttctgtttaaagtgcagagagcattatgaaaaccaaggaacacaccaggcaggtccgagatactgttgtggacaagtttaaagccggatttggatacaaaaagatttcccaagctttaaacatctcaaggagcactgtgcaagccatcatattgaaatggaaggagcatcagaccactgcaaatctaccaagacccggccgtccttccaaactttcttctcaaacaaggagaaaactgatcagagatgcagccaagaggcccatgatcactctggatgaactgcagagatctacagctgaggtgggagagtgtccataggacaacaatcagtcgtacactgcacaaatctggcctttatggaagagtggcaagaagaaagccatttctcaaagatatccataaaaagtctcatttaaagtttgccacaagccacctgggagacaaaccaaacatgtggaagatggtgctctggtcagatgaaaccaaaattgaactttttggccacaatgcaaaacgatatgtttggcgtaaaagcaacacagctcatcaccctgaacacaccatccccactgtcaaacatggtggtggcagcatcatggtttgggcctgcttttcttcaggagggacagggaagatggttaaaattgacgggaagatggatgcagccaaatacaggaacattctggaagaaaacctgttggtatctgcacaagacctgagactgggatggagatttatcttccaacaggacaatgatccaaaacataaagccaaatctacaatggaatggttcaaaaataaacgtatccaggtgttagaatggccaagtcaaagtccagacctgaatccaatcgagaatctgtggaaacagctgaagactgctgttcacaaacactctccatccaacctcactgagctcgagctgttttgcaaggaacaatgggcaagaatgtcagtctctcgatgtgcaaaactgatagaaacataccccaagcgacttgcagctgtaattggagcaaaaggtggcgctacaaagtattaacgcaagggggccgaataatattgcacgccccacttttcagttttttatttgttaaaaaagtttaaattatccaataaattttgttccacttcacgattgtgtcccacttgttgttgactcttgacaaaaaattaaaattttatatctttatgtttcaagcctgaaatgtggcgaaaagttacaaggttcaagggggccgaatacttttgcaaggcactgtattagacatcaattaatgattctaagctaaaattgacagacattttgaataataaatataattacctttgttttatggctgggttgaaacaagcagttgcgcgacgtctgtaaacgggggttttcagggtaaaacggacagactaaaaatagttcggaggcttagtgcgccatgaatctgctatggcagcatatagacatattgttctatcaaactcaatagttcttttggcttaaaatacagcagtttattttaaagatgggtgcaagagcagaaactgctttttcagccttgtctgttttctgccataaatatatatatatatgttttaaacatattactgtctcacagaattattttcaaactagAAAAAAGTGAAAGCCCAATGCGttttataaaagttgaaaaaaaaaatgcttgtctttattaaatgcttcattgagtgtccactcaaatccgttcCAGCtggtcacttacacacaatgagttgccacagcaactgtttaacaagttaaacaataattgacgcatgcggcatctctggcaagatcaaagcttaactgtctgtcaatcatcgtttactttaataagcaactccagttcactctgtgacgaacaaagagcagtgagagggagggagggagcaaGCATGAGACtatgcgatcggctcgggacagctcatctttattttttttaaatttttttaattggtaaaCAAATCAGCGATGGACTaagggcacgaagtttgaaaCGCGAAGTAGCGAATcactgtaaatacagtggggcaaataagtatttagtcaacgtctaattgtgcaagttctcccgcttgaaaatattagagaggcctgtaattgtcaccatgggtcaacctcaaccatgagagacagaatgtggaaaaaaaaaaaaaaacataaaatcacattgtttgatttttaatgaatttatttgcaagtcatggtggaaaataagtatttggtcaatatcaacagttcatcccaatactttgttgtgtaccctttgttggcaataacagaggccaaacgttttctgtaactcttcacaagcttttcacacactgttgctggtttttgccccattcctccatgcagatctcctctagagcagtgatgtttcttgcttgtttgtaggtgaccaaatacttattttccactctaatttggaaataaattctttaaacatcaaacaatgtgattttctgtttttttttttccacattctgtctctcatgggtgaggtttagccatgttgacaattacaggcctctctatcttttcaagtaggagaacttgcacaattggtggttgactaaatacttatttgccccactgtatgtttaaaaaaaataataataatagtgttCGCCCCATCTCAGTGAaagtgaattggatgtctagcgccgtcattaccactgaaagatgagcattcccagacaatcctcccagtttaagtaaattggacatctatcgttggCAATCAGTTAATTTTGCGTCACTTCTTTTTAATTTTAGGGTAGTTACAGGTCCTGACTTTAAATTTGGGAcattttcctattgattttatggGCATTTCCGGGCTgcttcctgtttattggtcgcttcctgttgattttgaggcatttccaggttacttcctgtttatttcatgtctcttcctgttggttttgggggcatttttgggtcatggCCTGTTGATATTCAGACactttccttgttaactcattggcttgacACCTCTGCAATAGGCATCCAATTCATTGAAACTAGGAGGGGTTGACTGATCGCTACCAGAATTCCCAGtacaaataaattggacatccaTCAGCAATGGCAAGGTTAACTATTACGGGTACTTGCTGATTTATATTACAGATGACAGAGTGGTGGCTCTCCGGGAGGTGTCCATTCCTCAAGGGGCCGACATGTCCTCCATTGTACAGGTTCTCACTCAATCGTTTATTGCTGTTGTCACAGCAACACACACCAGTGAGTACTAGAGCATCTTTcctaatatcttttttttttttttttgttaaagatCATCGCCACCACCTTTGGCCTGACCTCATCAGATGTTATATTCAAGGCAAGAAACACACACACTTCACACTGTTATGTTATATCATTACAGAATGAATGACTCTTTATGTACAGATAAGAAACCAGCGCGGTTGCCTGATCCCGCTAAACAGTTCCCTCTCAGCAAACAGCAAGCACATGTATGTTTTCTATTATAAGTATTTTTGAAATGTACTTAAAGGGACTCTACGgtgtttgtcacttttttactcGCGACTGCTAAAGTGTTACTCCAGCTCGTGGGTGGAGCAAATGCTTTTACGAGAACGAACATAAAGAAACGACGGTTTGGCCAATCAAATCGGCACCAGAAATGTAAAATCAGATAGGAGCAAGTGgtttaaaaaagtgtttttgccaagtaAAGACAAGGCAGAGGCTCGTTGAAACAGTGCTGCTGCCGCGCGCACGCGCTCGT includes:
- the si:zfos-1056e6.1 gene encoding uncharacterized protein si:zfos-1056e6.1 isoform X2, translating into MSSANFDASTLVTKIWVALRRLDKNDDRVVALREVSIPQGADMSSIVQIIATTFGLTSSDVIFKIRNQRGCLIPLNSSLSANSKHMPYLLEVAKIFQHVHPNPKSIPMTVINKSIKTRLHAIDKREIACLNQKLMFLHKRMQVADSLTWKGMLIRPPLW
- the si:zfos-1056e6.1 gene encoding uncharacterized protein si:zfos-1056e6.1 isoform X3, whose amino-acid sequence is MSSANFDASTLVTKIWVALRRLDKNDDRVVALREVSIPQGADMSSIVQIIATTFGLTSSDVIFKIRNQRGCLIPLNSSLSANSKHMPYLLEVAKIFQHVHPNPKSIPMTVINKSIKTRLHAIDKRIQRLEELLPQIELRRHEKLSQFYCVFRRLPA
- the si:zfos-1056e6.1 gene encoding uncharacterized protein si:zfos-1056e6.1 isoform X4, encoding MSSANFDASTLVTKIWVALRRLDKNDDRVVALREVSIPQGADMSSIVQIIATTFGLTSSDVIFKIRNQRGCLIPLNSSLSANSKHMPYLLEVAKIFQHVHPNPKSIPMTVINKSIKTRLHAIDKRIQRLEELLPQIELRRHEKLSQVNENDS